From a region of the Bdellovibrio sp. ArHS genome:
- a CDS encoding peptidoglycan DD-metalloendopeptidase family protein encodes MTLALTRILVAICFLATVTTESMASTAADTIAKDFEAQKKNIEDAELKQRQVLSALYQLNKKIKKIVTEKGDLSQQRAFLEVNIRNLTQKVEELDQRSRSQKALLAERLRAIYKLGGPSVARFLFSSDSSASLERNLKILGIVAARDLDLIKNYGRDLKELQNKKQMLAQRLDSLRAIENKILAQEKQFRKEQDLKGRLLDGIRKNKLFAINKINGLREKSLQYNIDDAGLFDLLFKPSFADHKGALPQPLSGVVTQKFGLMKGEDHPYTISHKGIFISAAKGSPIKSVFEGRISYVGELPGFGKTVIVDHGDHYYTVYAHAEEVKVNLGDEITQSQVLAQVGEAAREGNPGLYFEIRHFSEPYDPQQWMKGL; translated from the coding sequence GTGACTTTGGCGCTGACGCGAATTCTTGTGGCAATATGTTTCCTTGCGACGGTGACGACAGAATCTATGGCGTCGACGGCAGCGGATACTATTGCCAAAGACTTTGAGGCTCAGAAGAAGAATATTGAGGACGCAGAACTTAAACAGCGCCAGGTTCTTTCAGCTCTTTACCAATTGAACAAAAAAATTAAAAAGATTGTCACCGAGAAAGGCGACCTATCCCAGCAGCGCGCGTTTCTTGAGGTGAATATTCGCAACCTCACGCAAAAAGTCGAGGAACTTGATCAGCGTTCGCGATCGCAGAAGGCTCTTTTGGCTGAAAGGCTACGAGCTATCTATAAGCTGGGCGGCCCTTCAGTGGCTCGATTTCTATTTTCTTCAGACAGCTCAGCCTCTTTGGAAAGAAATTTGAAAATCTTGGGGATCGTGGCGGCGCGGGATCTGGATCTTATCAAAAATTATGGTCGGGATCTTAAAGAGCTACAGAATAAAAAACAAATGCTGGCCCAGCGATTAGACAGTTTAAGAGCGATTGAAAATAAAATCCTGGCTCAGGAAAAACAGTTTCGCAAAGAACAGGATCTGAAAGGGCGCCTTCTTGACGGCATTCGCAAGAACAAACTTTTTGCGATCAATAAAATCAATGGTCTTCGGGAAAAGTCCTTGCAGTACAATATTGACGACGCTGGACTTTTTGATCTTCTTTTTAAACCATCATTCGCCGATCACAAAGGAGCTTTGCCTCAACCTCTTTCCGGCGTCGTGACACAAAAATTTGGACTTATGAAAGGGGAAGATCACCCCTATACTATATCGCACAAAGGAATTTTTATTTCTGCGGCAAAAGGCAGTCCTATTAAATCAGTTTTTGAAGGACGTATTTCATATGTTGGCGAACTGCCCGGCTTCGGCAAGACGGTGATCGTGGATCATGGCGACCATTATTACACCGTCTATGCGCATGCCGAAGAAGTGAAGGTGAATTTGGGTGATGAAATCACTCAGTCACAAGTGCTCGCACAGGTGGGTGAAGCTGCCCGCGAAGGCAACCCTGGATTGTATTTCGAAATTAGACATTTTTCCGAACCCTACGACCCGCAGCAGTGGATGAAAGGACTCTAA
- a CDS encoding ArsA family ATPase, which yields MKQEIHFVTGKGGVGKSVIAAALALKKSREGKKVLLVELGDQSFYKDFFDLAEITFKPTEIKKNLSVALWTGEACLQEYARHLIKVESLAKLFFENAVMRAFINVAPGLPELAILGKVTSSPRQHGPPLPYDVLVVDAFATGHFLALLEAPKGMAQAVQFGPMGEQSRSIDACLRNQDLCKYHIVTLPEELPVKEATELMQRLQAEFSIAANLIVNKMIQTSVSDEELKATQNENSDLAKFAEYLEHQIVHQRDMWNKAQEKATTMKAIPLYFETDAWALVEKVGDVL from the coding sequence ATGAAGCAAGAGATTCACTTTGTGACCGGAAAAGGGGGCGTGGGAAAGTCCGTTATCGCCGCGGCCCTGGCTCTTAAGAAAAGTCGAGAAGGCAAGAAGGTCCTTTTAGTGGAGCTGGGGGATCAAAGTTTTTACAAAGACTTTTTTGACCTTGCCGAGATCACCTTTAAGCCGACTGAAATCAAAAAGAATTTGTCTGTCGCACTGTGGACCGGAGAAGCCTGTTTGCAGGAATACGCGCGCCACCTTATCAAGGTCGAGAGCCTGGCAAAATTATTCTTCGAAAATGCCGTTATGAGGGCTTTCATCAATGTGGCTCCCGGTCTTCCCGAGTTGGCCATTTTGGGTAAGGTCACTAGCAGTCCTCGCCAGCACGGCCCGCCTTTGCCCTATGATGTTTTGGTTGTTGATGCTTTCGCAACAGGCCACTTTCTGGCGCTTTTGGAAGCTCCCAAGGGAATGGCGCAGGCAGTGCAGTTCGGTCCCATGGGCGAACAAAGTCGCAGCATCGATGCGTGTTTACGAAACCAGGATCTTTGCAAGTATCATATCGTCACGCTGCCTGAGGAACTTCCCGTAAAGGAAGCCACAGAGCTTATGCAAAGACTTCAGGCAGAGTTTTCAATCGCCGCCAATCTAATTGTAAATAAGATGATTCAAACTTCAGTATCTGATGAAGAGTTGAAGGCCACGCAAAACGAAAATTCTGACTTAGCAAAATTCGCTGAATATCTAGAGCATCAAATCGTGCATCAAAGAGATATGTGGAACAAGGCCCAAGAAAAAGCCACTACGATGAAAGCGATTCCGCTGTACTTTGAAACAGATGCTTGGGCGTTGGTTGAAAAAGTGGGAGACGTTTTATGA
- a CDS encoding permease-like cell division protein FtsX encodes MRSSQKNLALKISTLVVVTACFAVMASGLLISQNFKNILTLWGEDVQMTVYLSQDLSEQGRLFIEKKLKESGKIGAIQLVNQEKALSDFRAQMASYAPDISQDEELLRLIPASLQVSLAADVSPAEQIQVLRSLASEVKGLEGVDEVSYGQDWVEKYSSLVTTIEATFSLLGFVILAAALFVISNAIRASIQNRKEEIVVLEMIGATPSMIRKPFMVEGAVLGFSSSVLGLIFCLLLFTALKSFLTTRLSFLQLGEHIHFISLSSLFFFIVAGTSLGSLASYLCVRRLNDGYAGSRV; translated from the coding sequence ATGAGGTCTTCACAAAAAAACCTTGCCCTAAAAATATCTACGCTGGTTGTTGTTACTGCTTGTTTTGCGGTGATGGCTTCGGGCCTTCTGATTTCGCAAAATTTTAAAAATATTCTGACCCTGTGGGGAGAAGACGTACAAATGACCGTCTATCTTTCCCAAGATCTTTCTGAGCAGGGCCGGCTGTTTATCGAAAAGAAGCTAAAAGAGTCCGGCAAAATTGGCGCCATCCAACTTGTTAATCAAGAGAAAGCTCTTAGCGACTTTCGTGCGCAGATGGCAAGTTATGCCCCGGATATTTCACAGGATGAAGAGCTTTTAAGACTAATTCCTGCCAGCTTGCAAGTCAGCCTTGCTGCCGATGTCAGTCCTGCTGAACAAATTCAGGTTCTGCGATCACTTGCCAGTGAGGTCAAGGGACTGGAGGGAGTTGATGAAGTCAGCTACGGCCAGGATTGGGTTGAAAAATACTCCTCGTTGGTAACAACGATCGAAGCGACATTCAGTCTTTTGGGCTTTGTGATTTTGGCCGCCGCACTCTTTGTCATATCAAATGCCATTAGAGCTTCGATTCAGAATAGAAAAGAAGAAATTGTGGTTCTTGAGATGATCGGAGCCACTCCTAGCATGATTCGCAAGCCATTTATGGTTGAAGGTGCTGTGCTTGGATTCAGCTCTTCGGTGCTCGGGTTGATTTTTTGTCTTTTGTTATTTACGGCCCTCAAGAGCTTTTTAACAACTCGGCTCAGCTTCCTTCAGCTGGGTGAGCATATTCACTTTATCAGCCTTTCTTCTTTGTTCTTTTTTATCGTTGCGGGAACCAGCCTGGGTTCTTTGGCTTCCTATCTGTGTGTACGCCGTCTTAATGACGGCTATGCGGGAAGTCGGGTGTGA
- the mscL gene encoding large conductance mechanosensitive channel protein MscL produces the protein MFKEFKAFIMRGNVLDLAVGIIIGAAFGKIVSSFVSDILTPVISIGAGKVDFSNLFLALNGEHYATLEEAKKAGVATINYGLFMNVVLDFLIVAFAIFLIVRIANRMKKEEVPPPPNSKECPECLSTIPSKARKCAHCGSPQAA, from the coding sequence ATGTTTAAGGAATTCAAAGCCTTTATAATGAGAGGAAACGTTTTAGATCTGGCAGTCGGTATTATTATCGGCGCCGCCTTCGGCAAAATCGTTTCTTCCTTTGTTTCTGACATTCTGACTCCGGTGATTAGCATTGGCGCAGGCAAAGTGGATTTTTCAAACTTATTCCTGGCGCTTAATGGTGAGCACTACGCAACTCTTGAAGAAGCAAAAAAAGCGGGAGTCGCTACTATTAATTACGGACTATTCATGAATGTTGTCTTGGATTTTTTGATCGTGGCCTTTGCGATCTTTCTGATTGTTCGCATTGCGAACAGAATGAAAAAGGAAGAAGTTCCTCCGCCGCCGAATAGTAAAGAATGCCCCGAATGTCTTTCAACTATTCCCTCGAAAGCTCGCAAGTGTGCTCACTGCGGAAGTCCCCAGGCTGCATAA
- a CDS encoding DUF481 domain-containing protein produces the protein MRAVRFTLIALAFLFSLATMAQENPPPPWKGEAEAGAIIVSGNNDSESYNAKAKTEYTIEKNLYAAFGRYLKTNSLGVESARNWEIGVRYEHQLADYLSVYVGQKAESDIFNGYLQRDSTDAGLKYFLVKTDETKWTLEAGYRYQKTLPTAGGTLHDNLGRVYSEYNRTLDKTLSFKYWAEYLPNFTEPDAYLANTEASLNIMLNSIFSLKLAYLLQYQNVPSVSGKYTTTTTTMNLVAKF, from the coding sequence ATGAGAGCAGTACGTTTCACGCTGATAGCTTTAGCATTTCTATTTTCTCTTGCGACGATGGCACAAGAAAATCCGCCACCACCTTGGAAAGGCGAGGCAGAGGCCGGCGCCATCATTGTTAGCGGAAACAACGATTCTGAATCGTACAACGCAAAGGCAAAAACAGAATACACTATTGAAAAGAATCTTTATGCTGCTTTCGGTCGATATCTTAAGACAAATTCTTTGGGTGTCGAAAGTGCGCGCAATTGGGAAATCGGTGTCCGCTACGAGCATCAACTTGCCGATTATTTAAGTGTTTACGTAGGTCAAAAAGCGGAAAGTGATATCTTCAACGGCTATTTACAAAGGGACTCTACGGACGCGGGTCTTAAATACTTCCTTGTTAAAACTGATGAAACAAAATGGACACTCGAGGCCGGTTATCGCTATCAAAAAACCCTGCCCACTGCGGGCGGAACTCTTCATGACAACCTTGGCCGTGTCTATTCGGAATACAACAGAACTCTGGATAAAACCTTGTCGTTCAAGTATTGGGCTGAGTATTTGCCAAACTTCACAGAACCTGATGCTTACCTTGCAAACACCGAAGCCTCTTTGAACATTATGTTAAATTCGATTTTCTCTTTGAAGCTCGCTTATCTTTTACAATATCAAAATGTTCCTTCTGTCAGTGGCAAATACACGACAACCACAACAACAATGAATCTGGTGGCGAAATTTTAG
- a CDS encoding S41 family peptidase: MQSLKRYWKTYILGFALLLTLFIMAETGFQIRAFAQERYADLQNFSKVLNLIQQYYVEPVDTKKLVYGAIKGMLRELDPHTNFMPPDIFKDFETETSGEFGGLGIEISIQNGVLTIISPIEDAPAWEAGIKAGDKVIAVDGHSTKGVSLVEASQLMRGKRGSKVILRVVRDGEDKPRDITVTRGSVKIKSVKYTDLGDGFAYVKITSFIENTAKDLQKAIEKHMKENNGNTAGLLIDLRRNPGGLLDQAVKVSDMFLKEGTIVSTIGRNKNDKEVAVATRRGQYTNFPVVILVNEYTASASEIVSGALQDNKRALIVGQRTFGKGSVQSVIKLGDGSGLKLTVARYYTPSGISIQAEGIHPDIEIDDVDPEAFSKAVVKSPTTREGDIAGHLKGDREKAAEKLDTKQSAEEGALAWWKDVGSKKEEKLSPREQIFKRDYQAYQAFSYLKAWGTLKALTR; encoded by the coding sequence ATGCAATCATTGAAACGCTACTGGAAAACCTACATCCTGGGATTCGCTCTTTTGCTGACTCTCTTTATAATGGCCGAGACGGGCTTTCAGATTCGAGCCTTCGCACAAGAGCGATACGCTGATCTTCAGAATTTCTCGAAGGTTCTTAATCTGATCCAACAGTACTACGTCGAGCCCGTTGATACCAAGAAGCTGGTTTATGGCGCTATTAAAGGAATGTTGCGAGAGTTGGATCCGCATACGAACTTCATGCCTCCGGATATTTTCAAAGACTTTGAAACCGAGACCAGCGGTGAATTCGGTGGTCTAGGAATTGAGATCTCTATTCAGAACGGTGTTTTGACAATTATTTCACCCATTGAAGACGCTCCTGCTTGGGAAGCCGGTATCAAAGCGGGTGATAAAGTCATAGCAGTCGATGGTCATAGCACGAAAGGTGTGAGCCTGGTCGAAGCCTCGCAATTAATGCGCGGCAAACGGGGCAGTAAAGTCATCCTTCGTGTCGTTCGTGATGGCGAAGATAAACCACGCGATATCACTGTGACGCGAGGAAGTGTTAAAATCAAATCTGTAAAATACACAGATTTAGGCGATGGTTTTGCTTATGTGAAAATCACGAGCTTTATTGAGAACACCGCGAAGGATCTGCAAAAAGCGATTGAAAAGCACATGAAAGAAAACAATGGAAACACGGCGGGCCTTTTGATTGACCTGCGCAGAAATCCTGGCGGTCTTTTGGATCAAGCCGTTAAAGTTAGCGATATGTTTCTTAAAGAAGGAACGATCGTTAGTACGATCGGACGCAATAAAAACGATAAAGAGGTGGCTGTCGCAACTCGCCGCGGACAATACACAAACTTCCCGGTTGTGATTCTTGTGAATGAATACACGGCCAGTGCGAGTGAAATTGTTTCGGGGGCTTTACAAGACAACAAGCGAGCATTGATCGTCGGTCAAAGAACGTTTGGCAAAGGTTCTGTTCAGTCTGTGATTAAGCTTGGCGATGGCAGCGGCTTGAAGTTGACGGTAGCACGTTACTACACTCCAAGTGGTATTTCCATTCAGGCAGAGGGCATTCATCCTGATATTGAAATCGATGACGTCGATCCGGAAGCATTTTCCAAAGCGGTCGTAAAATCTCCAACGACACGTGAAGGAGATATCGCGGGACACTTGAAAGGTGATCGAGAAAAAGCGGCTGAAAAACTTGACACAAAACAAAGTGCTGAAGAAGGCGCATTGGCTTGGTGGAAAGATGTAGGTTCAAAGAAGGAAGAAAAGTTGTCGCCACGCGAACAAATTTTCAAAAGAGATTATCAAGCATATCAGGCATTTAGCTATCTTAAAGCATGGGGCACATTGAAGGCCTTGACGCGCTAG
- a CDS encoding ArsA-related P-loop ATPase, with translation MSLDIFNNTQVLICVGSGGVGKTTVAASLAVIAAKEGKKVLVLTIDPAKRLAQTLGIEGTKDITRVPNQNFKGEIYASVIDHKKTFDDFVARAAKRSEAVQKIYKNRLYQQLSTNLSGSQEFTALEKLYSVYESKEFDLIILDTPPTKHAIDFLQAPQKLSALFHEGVAKWFRDPEGKKSGFLGQLLQTGTRQVLKILETLTGSNFIRELGDFFLNIEQWQGQLLKRTVDVHRMLVSPTTHFCLVTAFDQAKLKEAEYFSREIKKGGYHLTTVVLNRVFPYWLDLRSAQQDQKGHEELLRLYSQMRSYYNQKEVLYSKFEATIKKDARVFRIPDLVKDISDLTGLEELSTLIVEGEKKP, from the coding sequence ATGAGTCTCGATATTTTCAATAACACGCAAGTTTTGATTTGTGTCGGCAGTGGAGGCGTAGGAAAAACGACCGTTGCGGCTTCGTTGGCCGTGATCGCCGCGAAAGAAGGAAAAAAGGTTTTAGTCCTGACCATCGATCCGGCTAAGCGGTTGGCGCAGACTCTAGGTATTGAAGGCACCAAAGACATCACACGCGTGCCTAACCAAAACTTCAAGGGGGAAATCTATGCCTCCGTCATCGATCACAAAAAAACTTTTGATGACTTTGTCGCCCGCGCGGCAAAAAGAAGCGAAGCTGTTCAGAAGATTTATAAGAATCGACTGTATCAACAGCTTTCAACCAACTTAAGTGGTTCACAAGAATTTACCGCTCTGGAAAAATTGTATTCCGTCTATGAATCAAAAGAATTTGATCTGATCATCTTGGACACACCTCCGACGAAACACGCCATTGATTTTCTTCAGGCGCCGCAGAAGTTGTCAGCGCTTTTCCACGAAGGCGTGGCGAAATGGTTCCGCGATCCCGAAGGAAAAAAATCAGGTTTCTTGGGCCAGCTTTTGCAAACGGGCACTCGACAGGTTTTAAAGATACTTGAAACCCTTACAGGCTCAAATTTCATTCGCGAGTTGGGCGACTTCTTTCTGAATATAGAACAATGGCAGGGCCAGCTACTGAAGCGCACCGTAGATGTGCATCGCATGCTGGTCTCGCCAACCACGCACTTCTGTCTGGTGACGGCCTTTGATCAGGCAAAGCTGAAAGAAGCAGAGTATTTTTCACGAGAGATAAAAAAAGGCGGATATCACCTGACCACCGTTGTGTTAAATCGGGTCTTTCCATATTGGCTGGACCTCCGTTCGGCACAGCAGGATCAAAAAGGTCATGAAGAACTCCTGCGCTTGTACTCGCAAATGCGAAGCTACTACAATCAGAAAGAAGTTCTTTATTCGAAGTTCGAAGCAACTATCAAAAAGGACGCACGAGTTTTTCGCATTCCAGATCTGGTCAAGGATATATCTGACCTGACGGGGCTGGAAGAACTCAGCACGTTGATCGTCGAAGGGGAAAAGAAGCCATGA
- the tig gene encoding trigger factor, translating to MKSNVEKVSNLSRKLSIEVPAAAVASAFNKIYSGIQKDVTIKGFRKGKAPLATIKSIYGDRVKQDVVQELVQKHYAMALDEHKLEPISYPEFEFADPTENKDFSFSANFDVRPEINLKKYEGLEVEKEKFELDNSKVDQVLENIRSSRATFETVTEGRAVKMGDIAVINFEGFMGGAPLENGSGTNHHLELGAKQFIEGFEEGIVGMKAGETKTLSLKFPDPYHSADLAGKPVEFKVTLNEIKAKVLPELNDEFIKSLGGPSDLAALKKTITEDLEQTEQKRIDDAFKNRMLKKLVKENPVEVPPSLLKEQKASLVEDFKKRMTEQGMGPNDFASYVDKWDSDFEKTAAEMIQSSFLVDAIAKKHDLFAKKEDLDAKFQEYAQQTNIEESRIREFYGRPEQASRLTYMITEEKVIDFLKKTVKIKEVPAGSLKEEGN from the coding sequence ATGAAATCGAATGTAGAAAAAGTCTCTAATCTTTCCCGCAAATTGAGCATCGAAGTGCCTGCGGCTGCCGTGGCATCAGCTTTCAATAAAATTTACTCTGGCATCCAAAAGGACGTAACGATCAAGGGATTCCGCAAAGGTAAAGCACCTTTGGCAACAATCAAAAGCATCTATGGCGACCGTGTTAAACAAGACGTCGTTCAAGAACTTGTCCAAAAACACTACGCGATGGCTTTGGACGAACACAAGCTTGAGCCCATCAGCTACCCTGAGTTTGAATTTGCCGACCCAACTGAAAACAAAGATTTTTCTTTCTCTGCAAACTTTGACGTGCGCCCCGAGATCAACTTGAAAAAATACGAAGGTTTGGAAGTTGAAAAGGAAAAGTTCGAACTTGATAACTCTAAGGTTGATCAGGTTTTAGAAAACATCCGTTCTTCACGTGCTACTTTCGAAACTGTTACTGAAGGTCGCGCCGTAAAAATGGGCGATATCGCCGTTATCAATTTCGAAGGCTTCATGGGCGGCGCACCTTTGGAAAACGGTTCTGGAACAAACCACCACCTTGAATTGGGCGCAAAACAATTCATTGAAGGTTTTGAAGAAGGTATCGTCGGAATGAAAGCAGGAGAAACTAAAACTCTTTCTTTGAAATTCCCAGATCCATACCACTCCGCAGATCTTGCTGGTAAGCCGGTTGAGTTCAAAGTGACTTTGAACGAGATCAAAGCGAAAGTTTTGCCTGAGCTCAATGACGAATTCATTAAATCTTTGGGCGGCCCAAGTGATTTGGCTGCTTTGAAAAAGACGATCACTGAGGACTTAGAGCAAACTGAACAAAAACGTATCGACGACGCTTTCAAAAATCGTATGTTGAAAAAGCTTGTTAAAGAAAATCCAGTGGAAGTTCCTCCTTCTTTGCTTAAAGAACAAAAGGCTTCTTTGGTTGAAGACTTCAAAAAGCGCATGACTGAACAAGGCATGGGCCCTAACGATTTCGCTTCTTATGTTGATAAATGGGACAGCGACTTCGAAAAAACAGCGGCGGAAATGATTCAGTCTTCTTTCCTAGTGGATGCGATCGCTAAGAAGCATGACTTGTTCGCGAAAAAAGAAGATCTTGATGCGAAATTTCAGGAATACGCTCAACAAACGAATATCGAAGAATCACGCATCCGTGAATTCTACGGTCGTCCAGAGCAAGCAAGCCGTTTGACTTACATGATCACTGAAGAAAAAGTGATCGATTTCTTGAAAAAGACTGTAAAAATCAAGGAAGTTCCAGCTGGTTCTTTGAAAGAAGAAGGCAACTAA
- the ftsE gene encoding cell division ATP-binding protein FtsE, which translates to MIEFSHVYKTYPGPVHALKNVDLRIDKGEFVFLTGPSGAGKTTLFKMISAYDIATSGDVKVAGHDLISIKDGQIPLFRRKIGVVFQDFKLLKDRTIFENVALPLVVRGDKPPAIARRVSEVLEQVGLSHKHDQYPDYISGGEQQRTAIARAIIHQPGVLIADEPTGNLDPRLSEEIMDLLERVCAQGTTVFVATHDHEMVKRRNKRTLELRDGMIVGDKK; encoded by the coding sequence ATGATTGAATTCTCTCACGTCTATAAGACTTATCCCGGCCCGGTTCACGCATTAAAAAATGTTGATTTGCGCATCGACAAGGGCGAATTCGTTTTTCTAACGGGACCCAGTGGTGCCGGGAAGACAACGCTTTTCAAAATGATTTCCGCGTATGACATCGCCACTTCGGGTGATGTGAAAGTAGCGGGGCATGATCTTATTTCAATCAAAGACGGACAAATTCCCTTATTCCGCCGGAAAATTGGCGTCGTCTTTCAGGATTTCAAGCTCTTAAAAGATCGAACAATCTTTGAAAACGTGGCTTTGCCCTTAGTCGTTCGTGGCGATAAACCCCCAGCAATTGCCCGTCGTGTGTCTGAAGTTCTGGAACAAGTGGGACTGTCTCACAAGCACGATCAATATCCCGATTATATTTCTGGCGGCGAACAGCAGCGAACCGCGATCGCGCGCGCGATTATTCATCAACCCGGCGTTTTGATTGCCGACGAACCTACGGGCAATCTTGATCCGCGTTTAAGCGAAGAAATCATGGATCTGTTAGAGCGTGTTTGTGCCCAAGGAACCACAGTCTTTGTCGCCACCCATGACCACGAAATGGTGAAGCGTAGGAACAAACGCACATTAGAGCTTCGTGATGGAATGATTGTCGGGGATAAAAAATGA